From Scleropages formosus chromosome 1, fSclFor1.1, whole genome shotgun sequence, a single genomic window includes:
- the LOC108926481 gene encoding putative ATP-dependent RNA helicase an3 isoform X13, producing the protein MSHVAVENVHGLDQQLAVLDLNSVGDGQGGGGSGRRYIPPHLRNKEASKNDSPGWDSSRSNGYMNGYHDGRDNRMNGDRSGFGGRGPSRTDRGGRGGYRGNRGGGSFNQSQPMPNSGFGYDGKDGNGWNTPKDNRDAYSSFGGRSDRGKPSFFNDRGSGTRGRYERGGFGGSSSRWVEDSREEEDWSKPTSRNERLEHELFSGSNTGINFEKYDDIPVEATGTNCPPHIESFHDVDMGEIIMGNITLSRYTKPTPVQKHAIPIIKTKRDLMACAQTGSGKTAAFLLPVLSQIYTEGPGEALRATKNSSQENGRYGRRKQYPISLVLAPTRELALQIYDEARKFAYRSHVRPCVVYGGADIGQQIRDLEKGCHLLVATPGRLVDMMERGKIGLDYCNYLVLDEADRMLDMGFEPQIRRIVEQDTMPPKGVRHTMMFSATFPKEIQILARDFLEDYIFLAVGRVGSTSENITQKVVWVEENDKRSFLLDLLNATGKDSLTLVFVETKKGADALEDFLYREGYACTSIHGDRSQRDREEALHQFRSGRCPILVATAVAARGLDICNVKHVINFDLPSDIEEYVHRIGRTGRVGNLGLATSFFNDKNTNITKDLLDILVESKQEVPSWLESLAYEHQHKSSNRGRTKRFSSGGFGGRDYRQTASGGSNFGNRSGRSSGGHGGNRGFGGGKGGFGNFYSSDGYGGSYSQVDWWGN; encoded by the exons ATGAGTCATGTGGCCGTCGAAAATGTCCACGGTCTAGATCAGCAG ctgGCTGTCCTAGACTTAAACTCTGTTGGAGATGGACAAGGTGGAGGTGGTTCAGGCA GGCGCTACATTCCACCTCATTTACGGAACAAAGAGGCTTCCAAAAATG ACtcccctggatgggacagcagccGCAGCAATGGCTACATGAATGGCTACCATGATGGCAGGGATAACCGCATGAATGGAGATCGAAGCGGTTTCGGGGGACGTGGACCTTCTCGCACAGACAGAGGTGGGCGTGGTGGGTACCGTGGCAACCGAGGCGGCGGTTCCTTTAACCAGTCCCAGCCAATGCCAAATTCAG GATTTGGCTACGATGGCAAAGATGGCAATGGATGGAACACACCTAAAGACAACAGGGATGCCTATAGCAGTTTTGGAGGGCGCTCCGACAGAGGGAAGCCCTCTTTTTTCAATGACCGGGGCTCTGGGACAAGAGGGAG ATATGAACGTGGAGGCTTTGGAGGAAGCAGTAGCCGATGGGTAGAGGACTCtagagaagaggaggactgGTCTAAGCCCACATCTCGAAATGAGCGCCTGGAACA TGAACTCTTTTCTGGAAGTAACACAGGGATTAACTTTGAGAAGTACGATGACATTCCTGTTGAGGCCACTGGCACAAACTGCCCTCCTCACATTGAAAGC TTTCATGATGTTGACATGGGGGAGATCATCATGGGTAACATCACTCTGAGCCGCTACACCAAACCCACTCCTGTCCAGAAGCATGCCATTCCCATCATAAAGACAAAGAGGGACCTGATGGCCTGTGCTCAGACAG GGTCCGGAAAGACGGCTGCGTTCCTCCTTCCAGTTTTGAGTCAGATTTACACTGAGGGTCCTGGAGAGGCCTTGCGGGCCACAAAGAACAGCAGCCAG GAGAATGGGAGATATGGACGGCGCAAGCAGTATCCAATTTCTCTGGTTCTGGCACCTACTCGAGAACTTGCACTGCAGATCTACGATGAAGCTAGAAAG TTTGCTTACCGCTCCCATGTGCGCCCATGTGTTGTGTATGGAGGGGCGGACATTGGCCAACAGATCCGTGACTTGGAGAAGGGCTGTCACCTCCTTGTTGCCACTCCTGGCCGGTTGGTGGACATGATGGAGAGAGGGAAGATTGGGCTGGACTACTGCAA TTACTTGGTTCTGGATGAGGCTGACAGAATGCTCGACATGGGTTTTGAGCCCCAGATCCGACGTATTGTTGAGCAGGACACCATGCCTCCGAAAGGTGTGCGACATACGATGATGTTCAGTGCTACTTTCCCCAAGGAAATCCAG ATCCTTGCCCGTGACTTCCTGGAGGACTACATTTTCTTGGCTGTGGGCCGTGTTGGGTCCACCTCAGAGAACATCACCCAGAAGGTTGTTTGGGTTGAGGAGAATGACAAACGTTCCTTCTTGTTGGATCTCCTGAATGCTACAG GTAAAGACTCCCTTACCTTGGTGTTTGTGGAAACAAAGAAGGGTGCCGATGCTTTGGAGGACTTTCTATACCGCGAAGGCTATGCATGCACTAGTATCCATGGTGACCGTTCTCAGAGAGACCGAGAGGAAGCACTCCACCAGTTCCGTTCAGGAAGATGTCCCATTCTGGTTGCCACAGCA GTTGCTGCACGTGGGCTCGACATTTGCAATGTGAAGCATGTGATCAACTTTGACCTACCTAGTGATATTGAGGAGTATGTCCATCGCATTGGTCGTACTGGACGCGTTGGAAACCTTG GCCTGGCCACTTCTTTCTTCAATGACAAGAACACCAACATCACGAAGGACCTCCTTGACATTTTAGTGGAGTCAAAACAGGAAGTTCCTTCGTGGCTGGAGAGCCTTGCATACGAGCACCAGCACAAGAGCAGCAACCGCGGTCGCACCAAGAG GTTCTCTTCCGGTGGATTTGGAGGCAGGGATTACCGTCAGACTGCCAGCGGGGGAAGCAACTTTGGTAAC
- the LOC108926481 gene encoding putative ATP-dependent RNA helicase Pl10 isoform X11, with protein MSHVAVENVHGLDQQLAVLDLNSVGDGQGGGGSGRRYIPPHLRNKEASKNAGNAYTSGRQSGYSGASLRSFLWVNEFKVGTLALYLQHEASSKVSPKQYPQMGHPEHYRRQRNNYASEWTDFRTDSPGWDSSRSNGYMNGYHDGRDNRMNGDRSGFGGRGPSRTDRGGRGGYRGNRGGGSFNQSQPMPNSGFGYDGKDGNGWNTPKDNRDAYSSFGGRSDRGKPSFFNDRGSGTRGRYERGGFGGSSSRWVEDSREEEDWSKPTSRNERLEHELFSGSNTGINFEKYDDIPVEATGTNCPPHIESFHDVDMGEIIMGNITLSRYTKPTPVQKHAIPIIKTKRDLMACAQTGSGKTAAFLLPVLSQIYTEGPGEALRATKNSSQENGRYGRRKQYPISLVLAPTRELALQIYDEARKFAYRSHVRPCVVYGGADIGQQIRDLEKGCHLLVATPGRLVDMMERGKIGLDYCNYLVLDEADRMLDMGFEPQIRRIVEQDTMPPKGVRHTMMFSATFPKEIQILARDFLEDYIFLAVGRVGSTSENITQKVVWVEENDKRSFLLDLLNATVVPTEVQENASETPEKPGKDSLTLVFVETKKGADALEDFLYREGYACTSIHGDRSQRDREEALHQFRSGRCPILVATAVAARGLDICNVKHVINFDLPSDIEEYVHRIGRTGRVGNLGLATSFFNDKNTNITKDLLDILVESKQEVPSWLESLAYEHQHKSSNRGRTKRFSSGGFGGRDYRQTASGGSNFGNRSGRSSGGHGGNRGFGGGKGGFGNFYSSDGYGGSYSQVDWWGN; from the exons ATGAGTCATGTGGCCGTCGAAAATGTCCACGGTCTAGATCAGCAG ctgGCTGTCCTAGACTTAAACTCTGTTGGAGATGGACAAGGTGGAGGTGGTTCAGGCA GGCGCTACATTCCACCTCATTTACGGAACAAAGAGGCTTCCAAAAATG CAGGAAATGCTTATACCTCTGGTAGACAGAGTGGTTATTCAGGGGCCTCATTAAGGAGCT TTCTGTGGGTGAATGAGTTTAAAGTTGGAACACTTGCTTTATACCTCCAACATGAGGCTTCTTCTAAAGTTTCTCCCAAACAGTACCCTCAAATGGGACATCCAGAACACTACCGTAGACAAAGAAATAACTATGCATCGGAATGGACCGACTTTAGAACTG ACtcccctggatgggacagcagccGCAGCAATGGCTACATGAATGGCTACCATGATGGCAGGGATAACCGCATGAATGGAGATCGAAGCGGTTTCGGGGGACGTGGACCTTCTCGCACAGACAGAGGTGGGCGTGGTGGGTACCGTGGCAACCGAGGCGGCGGTTCCTTTAACCAGTCCCAGCCAATGCCAAATTCAG GATTTGGCTACGATGGCAAAGATGGCAATGGATGGAACACACCTAAAGACAACAGGGATGCCTATAGCAGTTTTGGAGGGCGCTCCGACAGAGGGAAGCCCTCTTTTTTCAATGACCGGGGCTCTGGGACAAGAGGGAG ATATGAACGTGGAGGCTTTGGAGGAAGCAGTAGCCGATGGGTAGAGGACTCtagagaagaggaggactgGTCTAAGCCCACATCTCGAAATGAGCGCCTGGAACA TGAACTCTTTTCTGGAAGTAACACAGGGATTAACTTTGAGAAGTACGATGACATTCCTGTTGAGGCCACTGGCACAAACTGCCCTCCTCACATTGAAAGC TTTCATGATGTTGACATGGGGGAGATCATCATGGGTAACATCACTCTGAGCCGCTACACCAAACCCACTCCTGTCCAGAAGCATGCCATTCCCATCATAAAGACAAAGAGGGACCTGATGGCCTGTGCTCAGACAG GGTCCGGAAAGACGGCTGCGTTCCTCCTTCCAGTTTTGAGTCAGATTTACACTGAGGGTCCTGGAGAGGCCTTGCGGGCCACAAAGAACAGCAGCCAG GAGAATGGGAGATATGGACGGCGCAAGCAGTATCCAATTTCTCTGGTTCTGGCACCTACTCGAGAACTTGCACTGCAGATCTACGATGAAGCTAGAAAG TTTGCTTACCGCTCCCATGTGCGCCCATGTGTTGTGTATGGAGGGGCGGACATTGGCCAACAGATCCGTGACTTGGAGAAGGGCTGTCACCTCCTTGTTGCCACTCCTGGCCGGTTGGTGGACATGATGGAGAGAGGGAAGATTGGGCTGGACTACTGCAA TTACTTGGTTCTGGATGAGGCTGACAGAATGCTCGACATGGGTTTTGAGCCCCAGATCCGACGTATTGTTGAGCAGGACACCATGCCTCCGAAAGGTGTGCGACATACGATGATGTTCAGTGCTACTTTCCCCAAGGAAATCCAG ATCCTTGCCCGTGACTTCCTGGAGGACTACATTTTCTTGGCTGTGGGCCGTGTTGGGTCCACCTCAGAGAACATCACCCAGAAGGTTGTTTGGGTTGAGGAGAATGACAAACGTTCCTTCTTGTTGGATCTCCTGAATGCTACAG TCGTTCCCACTGAGGTTCAGGAAAATGCAAGCGAGACCCCAGAGAAGCCTG GTAAAGACTCCCTTACCTTGGTGTTTGTGGAAACAAAGAAGGGTGCCGATGCTTTGGAGGACTTTCTATACCGCGAAGGCTATGCATGCACTAGTATCCATGGTGACCGTTCTCAGAGAGACCGAGAGGAAGCACTCCACCAGTTCCGTTCAGGAAGATGTCCCATTCTGGTTGCCACAGCA GTTGCTGCACGTGGGCTCGACATTTGCAATGTGAAGCATGTGATCAACTTTGACCTACCTAGTGATATTGAGGAGTATGTCCATCGCATTGGTCGTACTGGACGCGTTGGAAACCTTG GCCTGGCCACTTCTTTCTTCAATGACAAGAACACCAACATCACGAAGGACCTCCTTGACATTTTAGTGGAGTCAAAACAGGAAGTTCCTTCGTGGCTGGAGAGCCTTGCATACGAGCACCAGCACAAGAGCAGCAACCGCGGTCGCACCAAGAG GTTCTCTTCCGGTGGATTTGGAGGCAGGGATTACCGTCAGACTGCCAGCGGGGGAAGCAACTTTGGTAAC
- the LOC108926481 gene encoding ATP-dependent RNA helicase DDX3X-like isoform X10, with translation MSHVAVENVHGLDQQLAVLDLNSVGDGQGGGGSGRRYIPPHLRNKEASKNAGNAYTSGRQSGYSGASLRSFSPKQYPQMGHPEHYRRQRNNYASEWTDFRTGYARYPSQELSYYQAYSSGWPGRCDSPGWDSSRSNGYMNGYHDGRDNRMNGDRSGFGGRGPSRTDRGGRGGYRGNRGGGSFNQSQPMPNSGFGYDGKDGNGWNTPKDNRDAYSSFGGRSDRGKPSFFNDRGSGTRGRYERGGFGGSSSRWVEDSREEEDWSKPTSRNERLEHELFSGSNTGINFEKYDDIPVEATGTNCPPHIESFHDVDMGEIIMGNITLSRYTKPTPVQKHAIPIIKTKRDLMACAQTGSGKTAAFLLPVLSQIYTEGPGEALRATKNSSQENGRYGRRKQYPISLVLAPTRELALQIYDEARKFAYRSHVRPCVVYGGADIGQQIRDLEKGCHLLVATPGRLVDMMERGKIGLDYCNYLVLDEADRMLDMGFEPQIRRIVEQDTMPPKGVRHTMMFSATFPKEIQILARDFLEDYIFLAVGRVGSTSENITQKVVWVEENDKRSFLLDLLNATVVPTEVQENASETPEKPGKDSLTLVFVETKKGADALEDFLYREGYACTSIHGDRSQRDREEALHQFRSGRCPILVATAVAARGLDICNVKHVINFDLPSDIEEYVHRIGRTGRVGNLGLATSFFNDKNTNITKDLLDILVESKQEVPSWLESLAYEHQHKSSNRGRTKRFSSGGFGGRDYRQTASGGSNFGNRSGRSSGGHGGNRGFGGGKGGFGNFYSSDGYGGSYSQVDWWGN, from the exons ATGAGTCATGTGGCCGTCGAAAATGTCCACGGTCTAGATCAGCAG ctgGCTGTCCTAGACTTAAACTCTGTTGGAGATGGACAAGGTGGAGGTGGTTCAGGCA GGCGCTACATTCCACCTCATTTACGGAACAAAGAGGCTTCCAAAAATG CAGGAAATGCTTATACCTCTGGTAGACAGAGTGGTTATTCAGGGGCCTCATTAAGGAGCT TTTCTCCCAAACAGTACCCTCAAATGGGACATCCAGAACACTACCGTAGACAAAGAAATAACTATGCATCGGAATGGACCGACTTTAGAACTG GTTACGCAAGATACCCATCGCAGGAGCTTTCCTATTATCAGGCCTACAGCAGTGGCTGGCCAGGCCGATGTG ACtcccctggatgggacagcagccGCAGCAATGGCTACATGAATGGCTACCATGATGGCAGGGATAACCGCATGAATGGAGATCGAAGCGGTTTCGGGGGACGTGGACCTTCTCGCACAGACAGAGGTGGGCGTGGTGGGTACCGTGGCAACCGAGGCGGCGGTTCCTTTAACCAGTCCCAGCCAATGCCAAATTCAG GATTTGGCTACGATGGCAAAGATGGCAATGGATGGAACACACCTAAAGACAACAGGGATGCCTATAGCAGTTTTGGAGGGCGCTCCGACAGAGGGAAGCCCTCTTTTTTCAATGACCGGGGCTCTGGGACAAGAGGGAG ATATGAACGTGGAGGCTTTGGAGGAAGCAGTAGCCGATGGGTAGAGGACTCtagagaagaggaggactgGTCTAAGCCCACATCTCGAAATGAGCGCCTGGAACA TGAACTCTTTTCTGGAAGTAACACAGGGATTAACTTTGAGAAGTACGATGACATTCCTGTTGAGGCCACTGGCACAAACTGCCCTCCTCACATTGAAAGC TTTCATGATGTTGACATGGGGGAGATCATCATGGGTAACATCACTCTGAGCCGCTACACCAAACCCACTCCTGTCCAGAAGCATGCCATTCCCATCATAAAGACAAAGAGGGACCTGATGGCCTGTGCTCAGACAG GGTCCGGAAAGACGGCTGCGTTCCTCCTTCCAGTTTTGAGTCAGATTTACACTGAGGGTCCTGGAGAGGCCTTGCGGGCCACAAAGAACAGCAGCCAG GAGAATGGGAGATATGGACGGCGCAAGCAGTATCCAATTTCTCTGGTTCTGGCACCTACTCGAGAACTTGCACTGCAGATCTACGATGAAGCTAGAAAG TTTGCTTACCGCTCCCATGTGCGCCCATGTGTTGTGTATGGAGGGGCGGACATTGGCCAACAGATCCGTGACTTGGAGAAGGGCTGTCACCTCCTTGTTGCCACTCCTGGCCGGTTGGTGGACATGATGGAGAGAGGGAAGATTGGGCTGGACTACTGCAA TTACTTGGTTCTGGATGAGGCTGACAGAATGCTCGACATGGGTTTTGAGCCCCAGATCCGACGTATTGTTGAGCAGGACACCATGCCTCCGAAAGGTGTGCGACATACGATGATGTTCAGTGCTACTTTCCCCAAGGAAATCCAG ATCCTTGCCCGTGACTTCCTGGAGGACTACATTTTCTTGGCTGTGGGCCGTGTTGGGTCCACCTCAGAGAACATCACCCAGAAGGTTGTTTGGGTTGAGGAGAATGACAAACGTTCCTTCTTGTTGGATCTCCTGAATGCTACAG TCGTTCCCACTGAGGTTCAGGAAAATGCAAGCGAGACCCCAGAGAAGCCTG GTAAAGACTCCCTTACCTTGGTGTTTGTGGAAACAAAGAAGGGTGCCGATGCTTTGGAGGACTTTCTATACCGCGAAGGCTATGCATGCACTAGTATCCATGGTGACCGTTCTCAGAGAGACCGAGAGGAAGCACTCCACCAGTTCCGTTCAGGAAGATGTCCCATTCTGGTTGCCACAGCA GTTGCTGCACGTGGGCTCGACATTTGCAATGTGAAGCATGTGATCAACTTTGACCTACCTAGTGATATTGAGGAGTATGTCCATCGCATTGGTCGTACTGGACGCGTTGGAAACCTTG GCCTGGCCACTTCTTTCTTCAATGACAAGAACACCAACATCACGAAGGACCTCCTTGACATTTTAGTGGAGTCAAAACAGGAAGTTCCTTCGTGGCTGGAGAGCCTTGCATACGAGCACCAGCACAAGAGCAGCAACCGCGGTCGCACCAAGAG GTTCTCTTCCGGTGGATTTGGAGGCAGGGATTACCGTCAGACTGCCAGCGGGGGAAGCAACTTTGGTAAC
- the LOC108926481 gene encoding ATP-dependent RNA helicase DDX3X-like isoform X8, whose product MSHVAVENVHGLDQQLAVLDLNSVGDGQGGGGSGRRYIPPHLRNKEASKNAGNAYTSGRQSGYSGASLRSFSPKQYPQMGHPEHYRRQRNNYASEWTDFRTGYARYPSQELSYYQAYSSGWPGRCASPAHTDCSTATDGNDDTASVLSWADRCDSPGWDSSRSNGYMNGYHDGRDNRMNGDRSGFGGRGPSRTDRGGRGGYRGNRGGGSFNQSQPMPNSGFGYDGKDGNGWNTPKDNRDAYSSFGGRSDRGKPSFFNDRGSGTRGRYERGGFGGSSSRWVEDSREEEDWSKPTSRNERLEHELFSGSNTGINFEKYDDIPVEATGTNCPPHIESFHDVDMGEIIMGNITLSRYTKPTPVQKHAIPIIKTKRDLMACAQTGSGKTAAFLLPVLSQIYTEGPGEALRATKNSSQENGRYGRRKQYPISLVLAPTRELALQIYDEARKFAYRSHVRPCVVYGGADIGQQIRDLEKGCHLLVATPGRLVDMMERGKIGLDYCNYLVLDEADRMLDMGFEPQIRRIVEQDTMPPKGVRHTMMFSATFPKEIQILARDFLEDYIFLAVGRVGSTSENITQKVVWVEENDKRSFLLDLLNATGKDSLTLVFVETKKGADALEDFLYREGYACTSIHGDRSQRDREEALHQFRSGRCPILVATAVAARGLDICNVKHVINFDLPSDIEEYVHRIGRTGRVGNLGLATSFFNDKNTNITKDLLDILVESKQEVPSWLESLAYEHQHKSSNRGRTKRFSSGGFGGRDYRQTASGGSNFGNRSGRSSGGHGGNRGFGGGKGGFGNFYSSDGYGGSYSQVDWWGN is encoded by the exons ATGAGTCATGTGGCCGTCGAAAATGTCCACGGTCTAGATCAGCAG ctgGCTGTCCTAGACTTAAACTCTGTTGGAGATGGACAAGGTGGAGGTGGTTCAGGCA GGCGCTACATTCCACCTCATTTACGGAACAAAGAGGCTTCCAAAAATG CAGGAAATGCTTATACCTCTGGTAGACAGAGTGGTTATTCAGGGGCCTCATTAAGGAGCT TTTCTCCCAAACAGTACCCTCAAATGGGACATCCAGAACACTACCGTAGACAAAGAAATAACTATGCATCGGAATGGACCGACTTTAGAACTG GTTACGCAAGATACCCATCGCAGGAGCTTTCCTATTATCAGGCCTACAGCAGTGGCTGGCCAGGCCGATGTG CCTCTCCTGCCCACACTGACTGCAGCACAGCCACGGATGGAAATGATGACACGGCCAGCGTGCTCAGCTGGGCCGATCGCTGTG ACtcccctggatgggacagcagccGCAGCAATGGCTACATGAATGGCTACCATGATGGCAGGGATAACCGCATGAATGGAGATCGAAGCGGTTTCGGGGGACGTGGACCTTCTCGCACAGACAGAGGTGGGCGTGGTGGGTACCGTGGCAACCGAGGCGGCGGTTCCTTTAACCAGTCCCAGCCAATGCCAAATTCAG GATTTGGCTACGATGGCAAAGATGGCAATGGATGGAACACACCTAAAGACAACAGGGATGCCTATAGCAGTTTTGGAGGGCGCTCCGACAGAGGGAAGCCCTCTTTTTTCAATGACCGGGGCTCTGGGACAAGAGGGAG ATATGAACGTGGAGGCTTTGGAGGAAGCAGTAGCCGATGGGTAGAGGACTCtagagaagaggaggactgGTCTAAGCCCACATCTCGAAATGAGCGCCTGGAACA TGAACTCTTTTCTGGAAGTAACACAGGGATTAACTTTGAGAAGTACGATGACATTCCTGTTGAGGCCACTGGCACAAACTGCCCTCCTCACATTGAAAGC TTTCATGATGTTGACATGGGGGAGATCATCATGGGTAACATCACTCTGAGCCGCTACACCAAACCCACTCCTGTCCAGAAGCATGCCATTCCCATCATAAAGACAAAGAGGGACCTGATGGCCTGTGCTCAGACAG GGTCCGGAAAGACGGCTGCGTTCCTCCTTCCAGTTTTGAGTCAGATTTACACTGAGGGTCCTGGAGAGGCCTTGCGGGCCACAAAGAACAGCAGCCAG GAGAATGGGAGATATGGACGGCGCAAGCAGTATCCAATTTCTCTGGTTCTGGCACCTACTCGAGAACTTGCACTGCAGATCTACGATGAAGCTAGAAAG TTTGCTTACCGCTCCCATGTGCGCCCATGTGTTGTGTATGGAGGGGCGGACATTGGCCAACAGATCCGTGACTTGGAGAAGGGCTGTCACCTCCTTGTTGCCACTCCTGGCCGGTTGGTGGACATGATGGAGAGAGGGAAGATTGGGCTGGACTACTGCAA TTACTTGGTTCTGGATGAGGCTGACAGAATGCTCGACATGGGTTTTGAGCCCCAGATCCGACGTATTGTTGAGCAGGACACCATGCCTCCGAAAGGTGTGCGACATACGATGATGTTCAGTGCTACTTTCCCCAAGGAAATCCAG ATCCTTGCCCGTGACTTCCTGGAGGACTACATTTTCTTGGCTGTGGGCCGTGTTGGGTCCACCTCAGAGAACATCACCCAGAAGGTTGTTTGGGTTGAGGAGAATGACAAACGTTCCTTCTTGTTGGATCTCCTGAATGCTACAG GTAAAGACTCCCTTACCTTGGTGTTTGTGGAAACAAAGAAGGGTGCCGATGCTTTGGAGGACTTTCTATACCGCGAAGGCTATGCATGCACTAGTATCCATGGTGACCGTTCTCAGAGAGACCGAGAGGAAGCACTCCACCAGTTCCGTTCAGGAAGATGTCCCATTCTGGTTGCCACAGCA GTTGCTGCACGTGGGCTCGACATTTGCAATGTGAAGCATGTGATCAACTTTGACCTACCTAGTGATATTGAGGAGTATGTCCATCGCATTGGTCGTACTGGACGCGTTGGAAACCTTG GCCTGGCCACTTCTTTCTTCAATGACAAGAACACCAACATCACGAAGGACCTCCTTGACATTTTAGTGGAGTCAAAACAGGAAGTTCCTTCGTGGCTGGAGAGCCTTGCATACGAGCACCAGCACAAGAGCAGCAACCGCGGTCGCACCAAGAG GTTCTCTTCCGGTGGATTTGGAGGCAGGGATTACCGTCAGACTGCCAGCGGGGGAAGCAACTTTGGTAAC